The proteins below come from a single Microtus ochrogaster isolate Prairie Vole_2 chromosome 8, MicOch1.0, whole genome shotgun sequence genomic window:
- the Pygm gene encoding glycogen phosphorylase, muscle form, whose translation MSRPLSDQDKRKQISVRGLAGVENVSELKKNFNRHLHFTLVKDRNVATPRDYYFALAHTVRDHLVGRWIRTQQHYYEKDPKRIYYLSLEFYMGRTLQNTMVNLALENACDEATYQLGLDMEELEEIEEDAGLGNGGLGRLAACFLDSMATLGLAAYGYGIRYEFGIFNQKICGGWQMEEADDWLRYGNPWEKARPEFTLPVHFYGRVEHTSQGAKWVDTQVVLAMPYDTPVPGYRNNVVNTMRLWSAKAPNDFNLKDFNVGGYIQAVLDRNLAENISRVLYPNDNFFEGKELRLKQEYFVVAATLQDIIRRFKSSKFGSRDPVRTNFDAFPDKVAIQLNDTHPSLAIPELMRILVDVERLDWDKAWDVTVKTCAYTNHTVLPEALERWPVHLMETLLPRHLQIIYEINQRFLNRVAAAFPGDIDRLRRMSLVEEGSVKRINMAHLCIAGSHAVNGVARIHSEILKKTIFKDFYELEPHKFQNKTNGITPRRWLVLCNPGLAEVIAERIGEEYISDLDQLRKLLSYVDDESFIRDVAKVKQENKLKFSAYLEREYKVHINPNSLFDVQVKRIHEYKRQLLNCLHVITLYNRIKREPNRFMVPRTVMIGGKAAPGYHMAKMIIKLITAIGDVVNHDPAVGDRLRVIFLENYRVSLAEKVIPAADLSEQISTAGTEASGTGNMKFMLNGALTIGTMDGANVEMAEEAGEENFFIFGMRVEDVERLDQRGYNAQEYYDRIPELRQIIEQLSSGFFSPKQPDLFKDIVNMLMHHDRFKVFADYEEYIKCQDKVSELYKNPREWTRMVIRNIATSGKFSSDRTIAQYAREIWGVEPSRQRLPAPDEKI comes from the exons ATGTCCAGACCTCTTTCAGACCAGGATAAGAGGAAGCAAATCAGTGTTCGCGGCCTGGCCGGTGTGGAGAATGTGTCTGAGCTGAAAAAGAACTTCAACCGCCACCTGCATTTCACCCTGGTCAAGGACCGCAATGTGGCCACGCCAAGAGATTACTATTTTGCGCTGGCCCACACCGTGCGGGACCACCTCGTGGGACGTTGGATCCGCACACAGCAGCACTACTACGAAAAGGACCCCAAG AGGATCTACTACCTGTCTTTGGAATTCTACATGGGACGGACACTACAGAACACTATGGTGAACCTGGCCTTGGAGAACGCCTGTGACGAGGCTACTTACCAG TTGGGCTTGGacatggaggagctggaggagatcGAGGAGGATGCAGGGTTGGGTAATGGGGGCCTCGGCCGCCTGGCAG CCTGCTTCTTGGACTCCATGGCTACACTGGGACTAGCTGCCTATGGCTACGGGATCCGCTATGAATTTGGAATTTTTAATCAGAAGATCTGTGGGGGCTGGCAG ATGGAAGAGGCCGACGACTGGCTTCGCTATGGCAACCCCTGGGAGAAGGCCCGTCCTGAGTTCACACTTCCTGTGCATTTCTATGGCCGCGTGGAGCACACCAGCCAGGGTGCCAAGTGGGTGGACACACAG GTAGTGTTGGCTATGCCCTACGACACCCCTGTGCCTGGGTATCGAAACAATGTTGTCAACACCATGCGTCTCTGGTCGGCCAAGGCACCTAAtgacttcaacctcaaagact TCAACGTTGGCGGCTACATCCAGGCTGTACTGGACCGAAACCTGGCTGAGAACATCTCACGTGTCTTGTACCCCAATGATAAC TTCTTCGAAGGGAAGGAGCTTCGGCTGAAGCAGGAGTACTTCGTGGTGGCTGCCACCCTCCAGGACATCATCCGGCGCTTCAAGTCCTCCAAGTTCGGCAGCCGTGATCCTGTGCGCACAAACTTCGATGCCTTCCCCGATAAG GTGGCCATCCAACTCAATGATACCCACCCCTCTTTGGCGATCCCTGAGCTGATGAGGATTCTGGTGGACGTGGAACGGCTGGACTGGGACAAG GCCTGGGATGTGACAGTGAAGACCTGTGCCTACACCAACCACACAGTGCTGCCGGAAGCCCTGGAGCGCTGGCCAGTGCACCTCATGGAGACGCTGTTGCCCCGGCACCTGCAGATCATTTATGAGATCAACCAGCGCTTCCTTAAC CGGGTGGCGGCCGCATTCCCTGGGGACATAGACAGGCTGCGGCGCATGTCACTCGTGGAGGAGGGCTCAGTGAAGCGCATCAACATGGCACACCTGTGCATTGCTGGCTCGCACGCAGTCAACGGTGTGGCTCGCATCCATTCGGAGATCCTCAAGAAAACCAT CTTCAAGGACTTTTATGAGCTGGAGCCTCACAAGTTCCAGAACAAGACCAATGGCATCACCCCTCGGCGCTGGCTGGTTCTGTGTAACCCTGGGCTGGCGGAGGTCATTGCTGAG CGCATTGGTGAGGAGTACATCTCAGACCTGGACCAGCTGCGCAAACTGCTCTCCTATGTGGATGATGAATCCTTTATCCGTGATGTCGCCAAAGTGAAACAG GAAAACAAGTTGAAGTTCTCTGCATACCTCGAGAGAGAATACAAAGTCCACATCAACCCCAACTCCCTCTTCGATGTCCAGGTGAAAAGGATTCATGAATATAAGCGCCAGCTTCTCAATTGCCTTCACGTCATTACCCTGTATAACC GCATCAAGAGGGAGCCCAACAGGTTCATGGTGCCAAGGACTGTGATGATTGGAGGCAAG GCTGCACCTGGGTACCACATGGCCAAGATGATCATCAAGCTCATCACTGCCATTGGGGATGTGGTCAACCACGACCCTGCAGTGGGAGACCGCCTCCGAGTGATCTTCCTGGAGAACTACCGAGTTTCACTGGCAGAGAAAG TGATTCCTGCTGCCGACCTCTCAGAGCAGATCTCCACCGCGGGCACAGAGGCCTCGGGCACTGGCAACATGAAGTTCATGCTCAACGGGGCTCTGACCATTGGCACCATGGACGGTGCCAACGTGGAGATGGCAGAGGAGGCCGGGGAGGAGAACTTCTTCATCTTTGGCATGCGGGTGGAGGACGTGGAAAGGCTGGACCAGAGAGG GTACAATGCCCAGGAGTACTACGACCGAATTCCTGAGCTCCGGCAGATCATCGAACAGTTGAGCAGCGGCTTCTTCTCCCCTAAACAGCCCGACCTGTTCAAGGACATTGTCAACATGCTCATGCACCATGACCG GTTTAAAGTCTTTGCAGATTATGAGGAATACATTAAATGCCAGGACAAAGTCAGTGAGTTGTACAAG aACCCAAGAGAGTGGACACGAATGGTGATCAGGAACATAGCCACCTCTGGCAAGTTTTCCAGTGACCGCACCATTGCCCAGTATGCCCGGGAGATCTGGGGTGTGGAACCTTCTCGCCAGCGCCTGCCAGCCCCGGATGAGAAGATCTGA
- the Rasgrp2 gene encoding RAS guanyl-releasing protein 2: MASTLDLDKGCTVEELLRGCIEAFDDSGKVRDPQLVRMFLMMHPWYIPSSQLAAKLLHFYQQSRTDSSNSLQVKTCHLVRYWISAFPAEFDLNPELAEQIKELKALLDQEGNRRHSSLIDIENVPTYKWKRQVTQRNPVEQKKRKMSLLFDHLEPMELAEHLTYLEYRSFCKILFQDYHSFVTHGCTVDNPVLERFISLFNSVSQWVQLMILSKPTATQRALVITHFVHVAEKLLQLQNFNTLMAVVGGLSHSSISRLKETHSHVSPETLKLWEGLTELVTATGNYSNYRRRLAACVGFRFPILGVHLKDLVALQLALPDWLDPGRTRLNGAKMRQLFSILEELAMVTSLRPPVQANPDLLSLLTVSLDQYQTEDELYQLSLQREPRSKSSPSSPTSCTPPPRPPVLEEWTSVAKPKLDQALVAEHIEKMVESVFRNFDVDGDGHISQEEFQIIRGNFPYLSAFGDLDQNQDGCISREEMISYFLRSSSVLGGRMGFVHNFQESNSLRPVACRHCKALILGIYKQGLKCRACGVNCHKQCKDRLSVECRRRAQSVSLEGSAPSPSPTHTHHRAFSFSLPRPGRRSSRPPEIREEEVQAVEDGVFDIHL, encoded by the exons ATGGCGAGCACTCTGGACTTGGACAAGGGTTGCACGGTAGAGGAGCTGCTCCGAGGCTGCATCGAAGCCTTTG ATGACTCTGGAAAGGTGCGAGATCCGCAGCTAGTGCGCATGTTTCTCATGATGCACCCCTGGTACATACCTTCCTCTCAGCTGGCTGCCAAACTGCTCCACTT CTATCAGCAATCCCGGACAGACAGCTCTAATTCTCTACAGGTGAAAACATGTCACCTAGTCAG GTACTGGATCTCAGCATTCCCAGCAGAGTTtgacttgaacccagagctggcTGAGCAGATCAAAGAGCTGAAGGCTCTGTTAGACCAAGAAGGGAACCGAAGGCACAGCAGCCTCATCGACATCGAGAACGT CCCCACCTACAAGTGGAAGCGGCAGGTGACTCAGCGGAACCCTGTGGAACAGAAAAAGCGCAAGATGTCCCTGTTGTTTGATCACTTGGAGCCAATGGAGCTGGCAGAGCATCTCACCTACTTGGAGTATCGCTCCTTCTGCAAAATCCTG TTCCAGGACTATCACAGCTTTGTGACCCACGGCTGCACCGTAGACAATCCTGTCCTGGAGCGGTTCATCTCCCTCTTCAACAGTGTCTCACAGTGGGTCCAGCTCATGATCCTCAGCAAGCCCACAGCCACGCAGCGGGCGCTGGTCATCACACACTTCGTGCATGTGGCAGAG aagctgctgcagctgcagaaCTTCAACACACTGATGGCTGTTGTTGGAGGCCTGAGCCACAGCTCCATCTCACGCCTCAAGGAGACTCACAGCCACGTCAGCCCTGAGACCCTCAAG ctctgggaaggccTGACGGAATTAGTGACAGCCACTGGCAACTACAGCAACTATCGGCGTAGGCTGGCGGCCTGCGTGGGCTTCCGCTTCCCTATCCTGGGTGTGCACCTCAAGGATCTGGTGGCCTTGCAGCTGGCACTGCCTGACTGGCTGGACCCGGGCAGGACCAGGCTCAATGGAGCCAAGATGAGGCAACTTTTTAGCATTCTGGAGGAGCTGGCCATGGTGACCAGCCTGCGACCACCTGTGCAAGCCAACCCTGACTTGCTGAGTCTACTCACG GTGTCCCTGGATCAGTATCAGACAGAGGATGAGCTGTACCAGCTCTCCCTGCAGCGTGAGCCACGTTCCAAGTCATCG CCAAGCAGCCCGACCAGCTGCACCCCGCCTCCCCGACCTCCTGTGCTAGAAGAGTGGACCTCAGTTGCCAAGCCTAAGCTGGACCAGGCCTTGGTGGCAGAGCACATTGAGAAGATGGTGGAG TCTGTGTTCCGGAACTTTGACGTCGATGGGGATGGTCACATCTCCCAGGAGGAGTTCCAGATCATCCGGGGGAACTTCCCTTATCTCAGCGCCTTTGGGGACCTGGACCAGAACCA GGATGGCTGCATCAGCCGGGAGGAGATGATCTCCTACTTCCTGCGCTCCAGCTCGGTGCTGGGCGGCCGCATGGGCTTCGTACACAACTTCCAGGAGAGTAACTCGCTACGCCCGGTTGCTTGTCGCCACTGCAAAGCTCTG ATTCTGGGCATCTACAAGCAGGGCCTCAAATGCAGAG ctTGTGGTGTGAACTGCCACAAACAGTGCAAAGACCGCCTGTCAGTGGAGTGTCGCCGCAGGGCCCAGAGTGTGAGCCTTGAGGGCTCTGCGCCTTCTCCCTCACCCACACATACCCACCATCGGGCCTTCAGCTTCTCCCTGCCTCGCCCAGGCAGGCGCAGCTCCCGGCCACCAG AGATCCGAGAAGAGGAGGTGCAGGCAGTGGAGGACGGAGTGTTTGACATCCACTTATAA